tcgagtcgaaccgagccgaacacgagccgaacacgagctttctccatcaaaacgagccgagtcgagccgagccgagccgagcttaattaaaaaattctggtcaaaacaccggttgactgttaaaataacaaaccaaatacttttatttttttctaaaaattttgtcatatcactaaaaatttttaatatctgaattttttcaaattactaaaatatatattttgacattcgtatagttcaataatttaaaaatatttataaaaaatctgaataaaattcataataattaaatatataaaaaataattttttttttaatttttttttgagccgaaccgagccgagctcgagccgaatcGAGCCGAGCcaagccgagctcgagccgaacatgccaaaagctcggctcgagctcgttttcttaacgaacacatttttgtgttcgtgctcgagctcgagcccttaacgaaccgagccgaaccgagcccttaacgagtcgagctcgagcttgttcgcgaacggCTCTGTTCGCGAACAGCTGACCGTCAAAGTATGTTCCCCTTATTTTTTTTACATACTTTTATGTATTATTATGGGTGTGTTTGGTTAGCAATAGCAGTATTTTTGCCGAAAAACAACTAAAAACTGTTTGATAAATTTGAAAAGCTGTTTTTCGAAAAAATGATTTTGCCCTAAAAGCTGCTGTCAGAGAAAATAAGTTCTCATgcttttaaaaaaaactgttttTGAGTTTTTGCGGGAAGCTGAGGTTGATTTCACCATCAAATTTTatcaaaattattattatttttaattttattgcatcaaaatatatatatatcaaaaaaattaccaaacgaacatctgatttttacaacaacACTTTTTCTAACATCACATCAATTTTTAACAGTAATCTCAAACAGAATTTATATATCTCTTTGTACGGAGAACACACATATATGTGGACACACAAGTCGGCGGTCTTACGAGGAAACAACCTATTCAATCTAAATTAAAATATGGTTAAGGCTATGGACAGTATATCCTCCCGCACAAGTCCTAGGCCGTATATACCGAGTAAAGGAAAGAACACTGTAAAAGTGCATCCgtgcatgcatgcatgcatgtcGATTATATAATTAGTTGCTTCTATTTTGGTTGGGatatattcatatatattttaAAGTAATTATGCATAATCAAGCACCAAGTTTCACTGAAAACACCAAACAACACATCCAATATATTCAACGAGATGCGTACACAGACGACGTTGCGTCCACATTACAAGGAAATATAGGAGCACGGCTACCAAAAATCAAAATGTCATCGTAACAATGACATTCATCAGATTTGATCGCATATGCATTTTATTTCGAAAATACAAGTAATGTACATAAACATTCAGTTGCCTAGTTCTGAGGCTCAACTTCAGTGGCCTTGAGTGCCGCCTCTTCAGCTGCAGAGCAACACCTACCGTGGCAGTAGTGATAGCAGCTGCCTCCGCGGTGTCCTCCTCCGTTACGGTACCCTCCTCCACCGTTGCGGTACCCTCCTCCACCGTTGTAGCGTCCTCCACCTCCTCCTCGGTATCCTCCTCCTCGGTTGTTGTAACCTCCTCCATGGTAGCCCTCAGCTGCATTTTGTCAATGAAAATAATCATTTCTAAGCAATGTAAACCTAataattaaaaaagaaaaaagaacCGTACATTATTACATACAAATAAATTTGACAGATTTGTAATTAAGACTTACGCTGAGTTGTGGTTTCACTTTCAGCTAAGTCTCTAGCTGCAACTTCTGAACTTATGAGAAGAGCAAGAGCAATGGAGAGACCAAGCAAGAGGAAAATTTTGGAACCCATATTTGCAACTGTGTGTTTTTAGTATTAGTGAAATGCAAGAGCTGAATGGTGAGAAGAAAAGGCAAGTGCAGTCTCTATTTATAGACACTGGAATTTGAACTGTAGCTAATTTTTTACATATAAAATAGTAGTACTATTATTCatcaataataaaatatatgtaaatatatgtgAAGATGAGGGGACCTGTATGCATGGAGTATGGTCCGATTGCCTCTGCATTATGTAGCTACATACATGCATTTGTTTATAATTGTCAGAGAGGTGTCAAAATAACATTTTTGTATGCCTTTTTATTAGAGTTATTGtgttaaattataaaataatttgtaTCTTTGACACCTTTTAAACCATAAAAAACCTAAATaattttgtgaattaaaaatatcTAGACAATTTATATGACATGCCTGCTAGtagaatatttaaaaatattaaattaatatgatttaaaaataaattaaatattattttatgttGAACATGCACTCAACCGGCATAGCATAGGTTGTGTAGGTGTACAAATGAAATGCTATTATGGCCCGTTTGCATACATTAGGAATTAGGATTTGGATTTGATTCAAATTCTAGCTAATTTTTTTATCGTAGTTAACCCGCAGCCGCAAGTGCACTAAGTAAACCCTACGTACTCATGCAATAGTCCGTAAAACATGTGAATCAAGATACATTGTAATTAAGCGATATGCTCTGAACcatgaggcataatcataaattttgTTTATATGAAATTTGTGAACCTGTGACAAAAATGATAGTTATCATCTCTTTAACCAACTAAGTCAACTCTAGCGGACAAATTCTAGTTATTTAAAACCACAAAAAATCTAAATAATTTTGTGAAATTAAAATAACTAGACAATTTATATGCACTGCCTGCTAGTAgagtatttaaaaatattaaatcaataagaattgaaaataagtttaatATTATTCTAAGTTTAATATATCAATAACTTTATTAATATAAGTTaccggttcggttcggtttttatcggttcggttcggtttttatcggttcggttcggtttttatCGGTTCGGTTAGAATGCATAACCGGAACCGAGCCAGTTAAATCGGTTCGGTTTTTAATTTTTAGGTTTTGTTTTCGGATCGGTTTTATTCAGCTCGATTTTCTTCGATTTTTCTCGGTTTCGATTCGGTCGGTTTTAAATCGATTTTTTCTTTGCCCGGGCATAGGCTGTGTAGGTGTACAAATGCAATGCTATTATAGAATTTCTGTATTATTGATAACAATAAAATGCTTGCGCTCAGTGAATGGATAAACAAAGAAAGACCCCATGCTACTCTAGGCCCACAGCCcactataaatatatattatttctTACTATCTATTTTCTTTCTATACTCTAGAAACCCCgtaaaaagtttgtaataaatacATAATAGTTCAGTATTCCTCTGTCCAGTTACATAACTCGATAGTATTCCTAAAGGGTTTGATACGgaaattaacaaaaaaatataaTCTAGTGGAAAAAAAGTAAGAAAAATAGGTGGAGTGGTAtgaataattaatatttaatatataaaattggTATAGTAGAAGAAATTGGTAAATATAAATGAACGTagataatttatatattataaaattttataatctATACCATTGAGTGGTACGTTCTAAAAGAAAACTAATGAATGAGACTGAAGGAGTACTTACTAATATTACTAATTTAGTTTGGATAAATATCGGGTTTTAGGAGTTGCCAATCATCTATAAATTTATAAATAGATACTTGTATATATTCTTTTATTAATAACATTAAATAAAATACATAGtaaaaataaatactaaaataatATGACAAACTTTAAATTAAAATGCACGATCGGAATACGACAAAATACCTACATTTTCTTAACATATTACTAGAAAAACAAATATTTTTGACCAAATCATTTTCGACCAACAAACAATCATCgaaaaaaataatatatgatCGAATGAAACAACCGATTGCCAAAATTGATCGTGATTTTGAAATTATATGCGGGTTCTGGGGATGATCGCGGTCCAATTTGATTTGGGTTAAATATCCAAATGAAACCAAAAcgcataatttttattttataaaaattcgaaccaacaAGAACTAATTCACTCGGTTCGGTTTAGCGATTTTTGGTGATTTAAAGCATTTCTTATTAATGGATTCGgaaaataaaatagaaattttTCTATATGAATATTCTTTTTTTTAATTCAgagaaataataaaataattattcatCATAACAAAGTTAATCACTCCTGTTAAGTGTAAATAACTAATTTTAATAATATGTTCATCAATTTAATTGCAACATAAATAATAATGTTCAATGCGAAAGAGATATAAAAGtcttttaatattaattttaaaggAAATGCAGAAATTAATGTATGATAAGTTGGTGATTATTTGATAAAGTTTAACACAAATTTAGTTTGTAACTTTAAGATAAAATCAATTTAAGTAATGTAAATATTAAacttatatatgtatatacatatatatatatatacacacatataagTATACGTATATTGATGTGATTCGGATTGAAAGCGGGTTAGATTAAGGTAAAACCAAAATCAACTCATAATCCGCgaaattttaaataattgaatTGCATTGCAATTCACATTTATGTTTCGGTTAATTAGGTCGATTTTGTGTATGCAGATTATGCAGTTTAATTCGAACGGTGACCAACCCTACTGGGTTCAATCAACAGACAACTCTTCAAATCCTATTTTTAAGGTACCATTATACATGTCTTATTTCATTTTTATCAATTAACAAATTAATTTCTCTCCTTTTAACCTCTCTCTCTCCTttcatatttttcatatatataaataatgatCTTAACTAGTAGGACAATCTATCCTGGGACACCCTTGCACTTGATCTAATCAGTtgaatatttataattattaataataaaaaaaaaatcaaaaaacatatttttttaaaacaacTGAGTTGATATGCGCAAATCCTAAATTTATGTAGGATAATAGTctctccgtcccaatttatctatCCAGTTTGACTTTTGCACGTAATTTAAGATGTATTGATCGCATAGTTCcgttatttattttttaaatttttgtttgtgaataaaaatttaagatttgaatatttattaaaaaaaattgaaaaataatcaACAAAACTATGCGGTCAATGCACCTTAAATTACGTGCAAAAATTAAACTAGATAAATAAATTGGGATGGAGGGAATAATAAATTTGCACGTGTAATCGTGAACCATATCTAAGATCAGGGGCGGAACCAGGAATCTAACATGGGGGgaccaaaataaataaatgtaGAAAACATACTGATTTATTTGTTTCTCCACTATCTTCTCCAAGTGACAAGACTGATTTTTAAGATTATAATAACATTTAGCCGCAAAATTATGAGCTGAATTATGAGCGGTCAATGCACCTTAAATTACGTGCAAAAATTAAACTAGATAAATAAATTGGGATGGAGGGAATAATAAATTTGCACATGTAATCGTGAAACATATCTAAGATTAGGGGCGGAAGCAGAAATCTAACATGGGGgaccaaaataaataaatgtaGAAAACATACCGATTTATTTGTTTCTCCACTATCTTCTCCAAGTGACAAGGCTGATTTTTAAGATTACAATAACATTTTGCCGCAAAATTATGAGCTCAATTAGAACCATCTCCTTTCCCAACATGACATCTAAAAGCACCGAACTGTTAAACCTCTTGACAGTAAAAGTATTCGAGCCATCTTTTTCTGGGGAGTACTCTAACCAAGGAAATTTATCAAACCAACTCTTTTGAAATCGACGGGAATGATTTTCTGGACCAGAGAAGGGATAAATTTGCACAGGTTGATATGGGTCAAGATCAATGTATGCTCTCCtaattaaatcttttttattTGGATGATAAGTCTCAATTTGTTTCCGCAAACCAGGATCACGTATTAACGAATTGAAATCAATAATTTCATGAGTATTCTCAGAATCAATACCTTCATTAACAATCTTTGAATTTTGAGGATTTTGCTCGGAGTTTATCTTTATCCCACCAAAAATCAGAGGCTCAACTCCATCTTCAGTGACTTCAATTGAGGCGGCAGAAGGTTCTTTATCTTCACAAGTAGTTGTTTGCTTCTTCTTGGGTTGAAAATATGATGTAATCTCTTTTCTTTTACTCATATTTACGGATTAGATGCGAAGGTATAGTAGATAAAGAGAGATGATATTAGGGATTGTAATTTTGTAACTTATATGTATAGTGTGTACTGAGGGTTTTGGGACCGGAGCAGAACAACTGAACAAGTAtgttcttatttattaattattaagattaatgAACAAATTCCATGATTTCCATCTAATCAATATTATTTTGAATGaaataattaacaaaatcaatagaattttgtataatcaattctcaattttaattttttttttaaaatttagggGGACCAAAAAAAATTTTGatagtaaattttaaaattttattttaaaattttggaattATTCCGCAGTTGACGGGGACCGGAGCTCCATCCTGTCCCCCTAGTTCCTCCCCTGTCTAAGATGAAAATGACTCAACATTATTAAATATGGCCGGGACAAATACTACCAAAATCCCGGTTTTGAAAGTCAAAGAAGTTGGTAGTAACATTTATGACTTATATGAGTGTGTTGGCAGGCAATGGGGGATGAGTTCGAATTATTGAATACTTACTAGAGTACAAAAATTCATAAACACGAGATTGTCAGGTTGCCTGCAGCCGACGCAAAATTTCTACTCCCTCCGTCCATGTGCACAAATACTTATCTATGTTTGCTTTTTGCACGCATTTCGAAActtctataaagtatagtttcgtaatgtttttttctatttatttttttgaaaaattttttaaacataaaacttttatacagaaaaaaaaaattttaaaaaattaatataattaaacTTTAAACGAACATTGAAAAGCGTGTCAAAAAGTGATGTAGAGAATTGAATGGGAGATAGGAAGTATTAATTTGACTCCAATTCTGGTCCACCGATTATTCCGTAATCTAGCTTTCTTCTACAATGAGAGTCACCGCAAGTCTAGTGATCTGTGGTCAAATTTTTCAATTTTCCTTTAATTGAtacttttttaatttttaaaagaaaaatatgTATGATCCTATAAATTTTCCTTTTTGTGTAATTTTTGATTCTCCAAGtcagtttttaaatttttttaaaaaaagtgaGAAAGATTCGTGTACTTAATTTATTAGGATAAAACAGGTATTGCCCTTTCTATCgcagttttagaaaaaaataccTCAAATCTCACAATCCGGGAAAATAGTTCTTTTTATTACTTAAAAAcacattttttattttcttttatacAAAACACATTTTTTATTTACGTTCATATTAATTTCAGAATATAAAATaagttttataaaaattaaaattttgaaaacgCATTTAAAGGATGCCTTTATGGGTAAACGCATTAAAACTATGTGTTTTTTAACCTAGAACATAGGAAAATAATGCGTTTTCTTAAAATTTTGCAAGCCCAACCGGAAAGGTCAATACAAAAGGAAGTCATGTTTGAGCTGATTGATAAACGGAAGTATCATCTCCTTCAATTTGTAATATTTTGAACCATTTGCTCTCAAATTGTGAAATTAAGGGTCATTATTCGGATAAAACAAGATTAGCTGAGTACTACTCTCTCTTCGTCCTTTTTTAGTTGTTGCATTTTACTTTAATGTAGTTAAGTTGATTAAAATCTGACCGGAATTTAGTTAAATCTTGTAActgaacaaaataaaaaaattatatcataAAAAATACATTTAATTTGAAAATCGATATAATGCTAATTACCTATTATTTAAAAAGACTATAACTTTTGATTT
The sequence above is drawn from the Apium graveolens cultivar Ventura chromosome 2, ASM990537v1, whole genome shotgun sequence genome and encodes:
- the LOC141705448 gene encoding glycine-rich protein DC7.1-like, coding for MGSKIFLLLGLSIALALLISSEVAARDLAESETTTQPEGYHGGGYNNRGGGYRGGGGGRYNGGGGYRNGGGGYRNGGGHRGGSCYHYCHGRCCSAAEEAALKATEVEPQN